The Aspergillus flavus chromosome 6, complete sequence nucleotide sequence AGGGACCTTTCTTGCGTAAAATTCGGATAACATTTCACATGTTGACTAGCCCTTCGCGAAGGGCTGTCAGTGTGTCCCAACTTGCACATGCCCTCCGCCTCTTCACACTCAAAGATGTACAAATaatctctcttcttctcccacttgTGGGTAATGAAGTTTTGACTTATCTTGCCGTCTATCAACCGATTAAGTTCCTGGGTGAGCTCACCCCTGACCAGTTTGTCGATCTTGGCAGTTTGATAGGGTGTGAATTCGAACTTGGGACTTCCCTTGTCATCGTTCGACTGTGCATTGACTAGCGGCTGAAGCTCGGCATTCCACTGGTGCACGGCTGCTTCTATCGTTCCTTCTAGTCTGCTTTGATGCCAGCAGATAGTAAGCTCGGCCAACTCCTTTAACATCTGTTCTTTCGTTTCATTATCAATCGTAGTCTTGTAGCTCTTCTGAAGTTCTGCGTGTAGTTCGTCGATCCGGGAAACATCATACAGCTTCAAGCTGCAGCGTTTTCCACGACTCGTGTATGCGGCACACACAGTATATTCGGGGTGTGAAGGCGATAAAAGACAAAATGGAATGAAACTTTTCTTATTTGTCGGCATAGCTAGCTATCTTGGCTGAATATCTCCCACTTTGCCCAGTGGACGATAGGGGCCTGGGGTTGACCTTGCTTATTATATGGCGCTCAGCCCCCTGCCCGAATCAAAAGCAGTGCCGGAGATCCGAGAGAGCAAGAAAAGCGCCCTGCGACCCCTGCGGCATCGACGAACCCCTCTCAATTTTTGCCAAAGGATCACTACCCCGGCCTAGGTGAGCTCGTCTGCGAGTCATGTCCATTTTCACGAAAACAGGATTGGTCCGGGGGTACGGGCGAGCTGTCGGTCGGCGGCCCGTCCCAACAGCGTGGTGGATACGACGagctactagtagtctagtaCTTTGATATCAGGGGGCTGGGGCTGGCCGAACTGTCGGATTTGTTCACGCGGACAGTGTCGATCCCATATCGGTGAGGGGAAGATAACATTTGATTGGCTGAGCAAGATACTCCATGCGTCGGTTCCTGCAGGTCTTGTTAACGCAATAGTCTTTTGGTGCTCGGAAGGCCGCTGCCATCTGGACAGGACTTTTGGCGACATCACGCTTGTGACGGAGGTTATCGGCTTATCCGTAGGCAAAGGCAGGGTCCGGGTGTTTCCCAATTCGCACTGCCAAGCGCGCCGGTGCCTGGAGTGAAGGCACTAGGTAGCTAATCACAGTCAAAAGCTACAAGACAGCGGACACTAGACTTTATGGCTAGGTAAGACAGCTAGGTCGCATGGGGCACAATAAGGGCAGGTAAGCCGGCATGGAGAATTTCACCCAGTCTATTCCGTACTCGCCCTAATCTCACCCAAGTCGCGCGACGGTAGAGCAGCCTCACCCAGTGTCAATGCCATCGAGCCCGAGCACCATATTGCAAATGGTACTTTCTCCTCAACAATGCGTGGTTGGTTTTCTAATTTTGGGGAAttgggagatgatgaaaaaCTGCGGGAGCCCAGTTGAGCGCATCCCCTTGAGATCTTGTTCTCGGGGTAGACACATCAAGAGTCAAGACCCGTATTCCAGTCTTGCATGAATTCTTGGATCCATTTCCATAGCTTAGAAGAAACGACAAATATATCTTTCCGAAGTCTCGGTTGATTGTTGACGGTATACTGTGTTTTCCATTCGGATATCAATGTAAGCTTCCTAGCTATTGTGTTTCTGAAATCCTTGTTCTAGAAATAGTCTTTTTCATCCTTTTCAATTTTCGGGGTTGGCCGATCCTCCTCTTGAACTTCGCTATAAAGCTGGATGTAGTGAGGTAAGCGCCGTTGTTGTAAGAAGTACTCCCTCACGTTCTCTTCAGGGTCATGTTTGAAGTGCCATATAGCTGATTGCATGCCCAGTCGCAATTTGAatcatcatctccttctATAAAATTGATCCATAAAAAGTCGCATTTTGCCAATGAAATTGTCATGAAAGGAATGGCTTTGCTACAACACAAACAATAACCATCAAATCATTCCGGAGTACATCTCATTATCGTCCGGGAGACCCACGTGTGGGTCCAAGACCAAGGCTCTCGGTCGGTCCTGGAGGGTTTTCGGTTCTACACCGATCATTGTATGATAAGTGCTAGCTACCCTTATTCATGAAAGCTTCAGGAAGCATGTGTCACCTATCTACGTGCGATGCCGATATCAGTTCAACTAGGTTCACCAGGAATGACTTCCGAACGAGACGTTCACATTGGACAGTCTTTATGCGTGCTGTGCAGACAAGCTGCAACTATTGGATCATATATCCTTGGTGCGTCCTGCTTTGTTTCATAGCTTTGGCCCGTCTAATCCGTTGACAGATCTAGATCAAAAATCGCATACTGTTCCTGACTGTAAATATCTATGCGGACGCTGTTCCTATTCGCTGTACTCTATGGTCTGGTTTTATACAGCGTGCTACGACGTTCTGCAGAATAGCTACGAGCCCTTCGAGAAGCCTACTACCAAAGATCTATGAAGGTTCGCTGATGCAACCAGGCCCGTTTATAAATGCGAATATAAGGAATATAAGGAAACTATATTGGTTATGGAAGGACTCTTCAGTATGTACACGAGAGAAATTATTCAAGATAGTTTTAGATAAGATTTGTTAGGGTAATTACTCAGTGAAATAGTAATTATGATCTCTGAACTAATATCTCTATGCTGGTACTTGACTATACTTGGCGAGATATGTTGGTTGATTGAACTTCTGAGGGATAAAGGTGGAATCCAGAGTAGGCGGCTAAGTTTAAAGCCAGAAATTTGGATgtctaaaataaaatatcgtGGAATCTCTTACGTGGTATAGCTTAGTAGTAAACCGCTCGAATTAATAAGTACTTTTAAACAATACTATATTAAGCTATTTGTTAAGATTAGTAA carries:
- a CDS encoding uncharacterized protein (expressed protein) — protein: MPISVQLGSPGMTSERDVHIGQSLCVLCRQAATIGSYILDQKSHTVPDCKYLCGRCSYSLYSMVWFYTACYDVLQNSYEPFEKPTTKDL